The following coding sequences lie in one Pseudomonadota bacterium genomic window:
- a CDS encoding glycosyltransferase encodes MYDATDNPTGQRLRDARVLIYSHDSYGLGHLRRCRVIAHQLVRSFKGLSVLIITGSPIIGRFDFAARVDFIRIPGVIKLYNGDYTSLAMHIDIQQTLKIRESIIYHTAETFQPDLFIVDKEPLGLQGEVLRTLQALRETPCKTVLGLREVLDETEKLSAEWNKKHVYDHIDLYDNIWIYGPTEMGNPMAGLPVPEAVMRRARHTGYLRRAVSPKSRLASTPFERYILVTPGGGGDGEDMCRAVIDAYVNAGDSLALPAVVVLGPFMPQKIRRALQRIARGHPRLHVLSFDNNLEGLMANSHAVVAMGGYNTYCEILSLDKPALIVPRKVPRLEQFIRASRSADLGFTQMLEPELLRDRDAVVRALQHLHTQASPSKTGMPRGYLSGLNWISRETGRLLKGTRSGAPA; translated from the coding sequence ATGTACGACGCCACAGACAACCCCACGGGCCAGCGGCTGCGGGACGCACGCGTCCTGATCTACAGCCACGACTCCTACGGCCTGGGGCACCTTCGCCGCTGCCGCGTCATCGCGCACCAACTGGTGCGCAGTTTCAAGGGCCTGTCGGTGTTGATCATCACCGGCTCGCCGATCATCGGCCGATTCGATTTCGCGGCTCGCGTGGATTTCATCCGCATCCCCGGCGTGATCAAGCTGTACAACGGCGACTACACCTCGCTCGCGATGCACATAGACATCCAACAGACGCTAAAGATCCGCGAGTCGATCATCTACCACACCGCCGAGACCTTCCAGCCCGACCTGTTCATCGTCGACAAGGAACCGCTGGGGCTGCAGGGTGAGGTCTTGCGAACCTTGCAGGCGCTGCGCGAAACGCCCTGCAAGACCGTGCTGGGCCTGCGCGAGGTGCTGGACGAGACCGAGAAGCTCAGCGCCGAGTGGAACAAGAAACACGTCTACGACCACATCGACCTGTACGACAACATCTGGATCTACGGCCCCACCGAGATGGGCAATCCGATGGCCGGCTTACCGGTGCCCGAGGCGGTCATGCGGCGTGCGCGGCACACCGGGTACCTGCGGCGCGCCGTGAGCCCCAAGTCCCGCCTCGCGTCGACACCCTTCGAACGCTACATCCTGGTCACACCCGGTGGCGGCGGCGACGGAGAAGACATGTGCCGCGCCGTGATAGACGCCTACGTCAACGCTGGCGACAGCCTCGCCCTGCCCGCCGTGGTCGTGCTCGGACCGTTCATGCCGCAGAAGATCCGACGGGCCCTGCAACGGATCGCGCGCGGGCACCCCAGACTCCACGTGCTGTCCTTTGACAACAACCTCGAAGGCCTGATGGCGAACAGCCACGCGGTGGTTGCGATGGGCGGGTACAACACCTACTGTGAAATCCTCTCGCTCGACAAGCCTGCCCTGATCGTGCCGCGCAAGGTGCCGCGACTGGAGCAGTTCATCCGGGCGAGCCGCTCCGCCGACCTCGGATTCACGCAGATGCTCGAACCGGAGCTGTTGCGTGACCGCGACGCCGTGGTGAGGGCGCTGCAACACCTGCACACCCAGGCCTCGCCGAGCAAGACCGGCATGCCACGCGGCTACCTGAGCGGGCTGAACTGGATCTCGCGCGAAACGGGCAGGCTGCTCAAGGGCACACGCAGCGGCGCACCTGCGTGA
- a CDS encoding urease accessory UreF family protein codes for MHTTETTVWLGPLLQFSSANLPVGAFSYSQGLEWAIETGWVHDTASLHAWCADWIAGPLARQDLPLLHRLHTALEADDVDGARRWAQWTLACRETRELRDEERTRARAVLSLLDRLFPDDPQIHRDALLCTPLAGLARAAVLLGMPSEGTRTAHAWGWLENTVLVGVKHIPLGQSDGQCLLMQLWPDLHAAISAAHTVDDDDIGCSLPAASFASAAHETQYSRLYRS; via the coding sequence ATGCACACAACTGAGACCACCGTCTGGCTCGGGCCACTGCTGCAGTTCTCAAGCGCCAACCTGCCGGTCGGTGCCTTCAGCTACTCGCAGGGCCTGGAGTGGGCGATCGAAACCGGGTGGGTGCACGACACTGCCAGCCTGCACGCCTGGTGTGCCGACTGGATCGCCGGACCGCTCGCGCGTCAGGACCTGCCGCTGCTGCACCGCTTGCACACCGCACTGGAGGCGGACGACGTCGACGGCGCGCGCCGCTGGGCGCAGTGGACACTGGCCTGTCGAGAGACGCGCGAGTTGCGCGACGAGGAGCGCACCCGCGCCCGCGCCGTGCTCAGCCTGCTCGATCGCCTGTTTCCCGACGACCCACAGATCCACCGGGACGCGCTGCTCTGCACCCCGCTCGCCGGCCTCGCCCGCGCCGCCGTGCTGCTCGGCATGCCGTCCGAAGGCACACGAACCGCCCACGCCTGGGGGTGGCTCGAGAACACCGTGCTCGTCGGCGTGAAGCACATCCCGCTCGGGCAAAGTGACGGGCAGTGCCTGCTGATGCAACTCTGGCCTGACCTCCACGCGGCGATCTCCGCCGCGCACACGGTCGACGACGACGACATCGGGTGTTCGTTGCCCGCGGCCAGTTTTGCGAGCGCCGCACACGAAACCCAGTATTCCCGCCTCTATCGCTCCTGA
- the ureC gene encoding urease subunit alpha has product MVELDRRAYAQLYGPTVGDRVRLGDTALWISPDVDHTVFGDEISFGGGKVIRDGMGQCQGGPDVVDTVITNALILDHTGVIKADVGLKDGRIHAIGKGGNPDTQNGVTIPVGPGTEVIAGEGMILTAGGVDAHIHMICPQQIDEALCSGVTTMLGGGTGPATGTNATTATPGAFHLASMLRAADAFPMNIGLLGKGNASQPAALEDQIRAGAMGLKLHEDWGTTPAAIDCCLSVADRFDIQVAIHTDTLNESGFVEDTLAAMKGRTIHTYHTEGAGGGHAPDIIRACGQPNVLPSSTNPTRPYTINTVDEHLDMLMVCHHLKASIPEDIAFAESRIRRETIAAEDILQDLGAFSMIASDSQAMGRVGEVISRTWQTAHKMREQRGTLEGDAAHTDNLRARRYIAKYTINPALTHGIADEVGSVEVGKLADLVLWKPAFFGTKPSLVLKGGAIATAPMGDPNASIPTPQPVHYRPMFAAFGGNAGLSLSFVSQAAVSDGIGERLDLKASLHAVSQCRTVTKADMVLNDYQPDISVDPQTYAVHADGVHLTCEPATELPLAQKYYLF; this is encoded by the coding sequence ATGGTGGAACTCGACCGACGCGCGTACGCGCAACTCTACGGGCCCACGGTGGGCGACCGTGTACGCCTGGGCGACACGGCACTCTGGATTTCCCCGGACGTTGATCACACCGTCTTCGGCGACGAGATCAGCTTCGGTGGCGGCAAGGTGATCCGCGACGGCATGGGTCAGTGCCAGGGTGGCCCGGATGTGGTCGACACTGTCATCACCAACGCGCTCATCCTCGACCACACGGGCGTGATCAAGGCCGATGTCGGGCTCAAGGACGGTCGCATCCACGCCATCGGCAAGGGCGGCAACCCCGACACCCAGAATGGCGTGACCATCCCTGTCGGCCCCGGCACCGAAGTCATCGCCGGCGAGGGCATGATCCTCACCGCCGGCGGGGTCGATGCACACATCCACATGATCTGCCCCCAGCAGATCGACGAAGCCCTGTGTTCCGGTGTGACGACAATGCTCGGCGGTGGCACCGGCCCTGCGACCGGGACCAACGCCACCACCGCTACCCCGGGTGCCTTCCATCTTGCGAGCATGTTGCGCGCAGCCGACGCGTTTCCGATGAACATCGGCCTGTTGGGCAAGGGCAACGCGAGCCAACCTGCAGCCCTGGAGGACCAGATCCGAGCCGGTGCCATGGGCCTGAAGCTGCACGAGGACTGGGGCACCACGCCGGCCGCAATCGACTGCTGCCTGTCGGTGGCCGACCGCTTCGACATCCAGGTCGCGATCCACACCGACACCCTGAACGAATCGGGTTTCGTCGAGGACACGCTCGCGGCGATGAAAGGCCGCACGATCCACACCTACCACACCGAAGGTGCCGGCGGTGGCCACGCGCCGGACATCATTCGGGCCTGTGGCCAGCCAAACGTGCTGCCTTCGTCAACCAACCCGACACGTCCCTACACCATCAACACGGTCGACGAACACCTCGACATGCTGATGGTGTGCCACCACCTCAAGGCGTCGATACCCGAAGACATCGCCTTTGCGGAGTCGCGTATTCGCCGCGAGACCATTGCGGCCGAGGACATCCTTCAGGACCTCGGCGCCTTCTCGATGATTGCCTCGGACTCGCAGGCGATGGGCCGGGTCGGTGAGGTCATCAGCCGCACCTGGCAAACCGCGCACAAGATGCGCGAACAGCGCGGCACGCTCGAGGGTGACGCCGCGCACACCGACAACCTGCGCGCGCGGCGCTACATTGCAAAGTACACCATCAACCCCGCCCTCACCCACGGCATCGCCGATGAAGTCGGGTCGGTGGAGGTCGGCAAACTCGCCGATCTGGTGCTCTGGAAGCCGGCCTTTTTCGGCACCAAGCCCAGCCTCGTGCTCAAGGGTGGCGCCATTGCCACCGCACCGATGGGCGACCCGAACGCCTCGATACCGACGCCCCAGCCGGTCCACTACCGGCCGATGTTTGCCGCATTCGGTGGAAACGCAGGCCTGTCACTGAGTTTCGTGAGCCAGGCGGCCGTGTCCGACGGGATTGGCGAGCGTCTCGATCTGAAGGCCAGCTTGCACGCGGTGTCCCAGTGTCGCACGGTGACCAAGGCCGACATGGTGCTGAACGACTACCAGCCGGACATCAGTGTCGACCCACAGACCTACGCCGTGCACGCCGACGGTGTGCACCTGACCTGTGAACCGGCCACCGAGCTGCCCCTGGCGCAGAAGTACTATCTGTTCTGA
- a CDS encoding urease subunit beta produces the protein MELTPREKDKLLLFSAALLAERRLARGCKLNYPEAVAYLSLAILEGARDGESVAELMARGQTLLTPDQLMDGVVALLDEVQVEATFPDGTKLVTVHQPVGPPPVDEHAPGALDCAEGTITLNADRETRTLTVANTGDRPIQVGSHYHFFETNPALSFDRDAARGWRLNIAAGTAVRFEPGQSRDVELVPYGGARRVYGFRGEIQGPLDTAETD, from the coding sequence ATGGAACTGACCCCACGCGAAAAAGACAAGCTGCTGCTGTTCAGCGCAGCGCTGCTGGCGGAGCGCAGGCTCGCACGCGGCTGCAAACTGAACTACCCCGAGGCCGTGGCCTACCTGAGCCTGGCCATCCTCGAAGGCGCCCGAGACGGCGAGAGCGTCGCCGAGCTCATGGCGCGTGGACAGACCTTGTTGACACCGGATCAGCTCATGGACGGCGTCGTCGCCCTGCTCGATGAAGTGCAGGTCGAGGCGACGTTCCCCGACGGCACCAAACTCGTCACCGTGCACCAGCCGGTCGGGCCTCCCCCGGTGGACGAGCACGCGCCCGGTGCGCTCGATTGCGCCGAGGGCACGATCACCCTGAACGCAGACCGAGAGACCCGCACGCTGACGGTGGCGAATACCGGCGATCGCCCCATCCAGGTCGGGTCGCACTACCACTTTTTCGAAACCAACCCCGCGCTGTCTTTTGATCGCGACGCCGCGCGCGGTTGGCGTCTGAACATCGCCGCCGGCACGGCGGTGCGTTTCGAGCCGGGGCAGTCGCGCGACGTCGAGCTCGTGCCCTACGGTGGTGCACGGCGGGTGTACGGCTTCCGCGGTGAGATACAAGGCCCTCTGGACACGGCGGAGACAGACTGA
- the ureG gene encoding urease accessory protein UreG, which translates to MNTTSSPLRVGIGGPVGSGKTALLEVLCKSMRDRYDIAVVTNDIYTREDQRILTEAGALPPERIVGVETGGCPHTAIREDASMNLAAIDDLQAAFPNLDVVFVESGGDNLSATFSPELADLTVYVIDVAEGEKIPRKGGPGITKSDLLVINKIDLAPHVGASLEVMESDTNRMRGERPWTFANMKTGEGLGAIEKFIAHAGLLQPA; encoded by the coding sequence ATGAACACAACCAGCTCTCCTCTGCGCGTCGGTATCGGTGGCCCGGTCGGGTCCGGCAAGACTGCGCTGCTCGAGGTGCTCTGCAAATCGATGCGCGACCGCTACGACATCGCCGTGGTCACCAACGACATCTACACGCGCGAGGACCAGCGCATCCTGACCGAGGCTGGCGCACTGCCGCCGGAGCGCATCGTGGGGGTGGAAACCGGCGGTTGTCCGCACACCGCCATCCGCGAGGACGCGTCGATGAACCTCGCGGCCATCGACGACCTGCAGGCCGCGTTTCCGAACCTCGACGTGGTCTTCGTCGAGAGCGGTGGAGACAACCTCTCGGCGACCTTCAGCCCGGAGCTCGCCGACCTGACCGTCTATGTCATTGACGTGGCAGAGGGCGAGAAGATTCCACGCAAGGGCGGGCCCGGCATCACCAAGAGCGATCTGCTGGTGATCAACAAGATCGACCTGGCGCCGCACGTGGGTGCCTCGCTCGAGGTCATGGAGAGCGACACGAACCGCATGCGGGGCGAACGCCCGTGGACCTTCGCCAACATGAAAACCGGCGAAGGGCTCGGCGCAATCGAGAAATTCATCGCGCACGCCGGCTTGTTGCAACCCGCCTGA
- the urtE gene encoding urea ABC transporter ATP-binding subunit UrtE, whose amino-acid sequence MLRIQQLEQHYGESLTLKSIDLDVPEGACACVMGRNGVGKTTLVRCIMGLEAASKGAIRFRDMDITRMRTERRAAQGIGYVPQGRQVFPTLTVEENILTGLFGNRSRASRGRGIPAHIHALFPVLKDMRRRRGGDLSGGQQQQLAIARALMIDPALLILDEPTEGIQPNLVADISSLIRTLIAEQGLTVLLVEQKLPFIRKTADTVCILDRGEAVAAGTLDILDDALVSKHLTV is encoded by the coding sequence GTGCTGCGCATACAACAACTCGAACAGCACTACGGCGAAAGCCTGACTTTGAAATCGATCGACCTCGACGTTCCGGAGGGTGCGTGCGCCTGCGTGATGGGCCGGAACGGGGTGGGCAAGACCACGCTCGTGCGGTGCATCATGGGGCTGGAGGCTGCGAGCAAAGGTGCGATCCGCTTTCGTGACATGGACATCACCAGGATGCGCACCGAGCGGCGTGCTGCCCAGGGCATCGGCTACGTGCCCCAGGGGCGTCAGGTGTTCCCGACCCTCACGGTGGAAGAGAACATCCTGACCGGGTTGTTCGGCAACCGAAGCCGCGCGAGCCGGGGTCGCGGCATACCGGCGCACATCCACGCCTTGTTTCCGGTGCTCAAGGACATGCGCCGCCGGCGTGGCGGCGACCTCTCGGGCGGCCAGCAACAGCAGCTGGCGATTGCGCGTGCGCTCATGATCGACCCGGCGTTGCTGATCCTCGACGAGCCGACCGAGGGCATCCAGCCGAACCTAGTCGCCGACATCAGCAGCCTGATTCGCACGCTGATCGCCGAGCAGGGCCTGACCGTCCTGTTGGTCGAGCAGAAACTCCCGTTCATCCGCAAGACGGCCGACACGGTGTGCATCCTCGACCGCGGTGAAGCCGTCGCGGCCGGGACGCTCGACATCCTTGACGATGCACTGGTCAGCAAGCACCTGACTGTCTGA
- the ureE gene encoding urease accessory protein UreE has translation MITLTHVHPEPTDRAALPTLTLDSQQRTHSRLRATLDTGEDVGVNLPRGSSLQPQDVLVSDDGVCVRVVAASEPVSVCECSDPLLFARACYHLGNRHVPLQIRSGCLVYSRDHVLDGMLDGLGLQVTHTDAPFEPEAGAYGGGHHHGGHTHAHN, from the coding sequence ATGATCACCCTGACCCACGTGCACCCCGAGCCGACCGACCGCGCGGCACTGCCGACCCTCACGCTCGACAGCCAGCAACGCACCCACTCGCGGCTGCGCGCAACGCTCGACACCGGCGAAGACGTCGGCGTGAACCTGCCGCGCGGCAGCAGCCTGCAACCGCAGGACGTGCTGGTGAGCGACGACGGGGTCTGCGTGCGTGTGGTCGCGGCCAGCGAGCCGGTCTCGGTGTGCGAGTGCAGCGACCCGCTGCTGTTTGCTCGGGCCTGCTACCACCTCGGCAACCGGCATGTGCCGTTGCAGATCCGCTCCGGCTGTCTGGTGTACAGCCGCGACCACGTCCTCGACGGGATGTTGGACGGACTCGGTCTGCAGGTGACTCACACCGACGCCCCCTTCGAGCCCGAAGCCGGGGCCTACGGCGGTGGACACCACCACGGCGGCCACACCCATGCACACAACTGA
- a CDS encoding urease accessory protein UreD: MHFRTQGPQTVLRHRHTGPLRIQRPLYPEGGRCQVHLLHPPAGVVGGDTLDIRLRLDADAQAQVLTPGASLMYRSAGPTANLTLECDLDNGASLEYLPHETIHFNGARTHARTRIRVAPRARVIWRETHCFGRPEAGEVFDQGEMRWRTDILREDAPLWTETTRIGAPNWVNDAAGMRSHAYTGTLLATPVDPAVCESLRAALTNSHTVLTCVDDLLIARYLGDDGRAWRHTTEALWRALRPTVLGEHGTPPRIWST, encoded by the coding sequence ATGCACTTCCGCACGCAGGGTCCGCAAACCGTGCTGCGACACCGTCACACCGGCCCCCTTCGCATCCAACGCCCGTTGTACCCCGAGGGCGGACGGTGCCAGGTGCACCTGCTGCACCCGCCTGCCGGTGTCGTGGGCGGAGACACCCTTGACATACGCCTGCGGCTCGACGCCGACGCCCAGGCTCAGGTGCTGACACCCGGCGCGAGCCTGATGTACCGCAGCGCTGGACCGACAGCAAACCTCACGCTCGAATGCGATTTGGACAACGGCGCCAGCCTCGAGTATCTGCCCCACGAAACGATCCATTTCAACGGCGCGCGCACACACGCCCGCACCCGCATACGCGTGGCGCCGCGCGCCCGTGTGATCTGGCGTGAAACCCACTGTTTCGGCAGACCTGAAGCCGGTGAAGTCTTCGACCAAGGCGAGATGCGTTGGCGCACCGACATCCTGCGCGAGGACGCACCATTGTGGACCGAAACCACCCGCATCGGCGCACCAAATTGGGTCAACGACGCGGCAGGCATGCGCTCACATGCCTACACTGGCACCCTGTTGGCCACACCGGTAGACCCGGCTGTGTGTGAAAGCTTGCGCGCAGCCCTGACTAACTCGCACACTGTCCTCACCTGCGTAGACGATCTGCTGATCGCACGCTACCTCGGCGACGATGGCCGGGCCTGGCGCCACACCACGGAAGCCCTGTGGCGTGCGCTGCGCCCGACCGTGCTGGGTGAACACGGCACGCCGCCGCGCATCTGGTCCACTTGA
- a CDS encoding glycosyltransferase, with the protein MSKRVLIHSQSLLGVGHERRTQLIANALHARGFDTHIALGGPSALGLSTHARTHHLPSLRAADADFSGLVDDTGAPVGDAYRARRQQALAALFDRLEPDALVLELFPFGRRMLRFELLPLLEQAASTGCTVVCSLRDILVAKAGTRAAEKRQWAVDLANRLFDAVLVHGDPEFVPLDASFREAAQLASLHYTGLVAPSPLAAHAERRGVLVSVGGGAVGAPLLETALAAALAAANATHPWTLVAGPHCPDVAFARLAAVNHPHIAVLRSHPNLVELMASHAASVSQAGYNTVCDLLVTRTPSVLVPFSTETETEQQLRADRLATHDAFASLVADDITPARLQNAVSKVMQVRHWPAINLEGASATADHLCRLLGD; encoded by the coding sequence GTGAGCAAACGCGTCCTGATCCACAGCCAGAGCCTGCTCGGTGTCGGCCACGAACGACGCACCCAACTGATCGCCAACGCCCTGCACGCCCGTGGCTTCGACACCCACATCGCACTCGGTGGGCCGAGCGCTCTGGGCCTCTCGACACACGCCCGCACGCACCACCTGCCCAGTCTGCGCGCCGCCGACGCGGATTTCAGCGGCCTGGTCGACGACACCGGGGCGCCGGTGGGCGACGCCTACCGGGCGCGGCGTCAGCAGGCCCTGGCCGCGTTGTTCGACCGACTCGAACCCGACGCGCTGGTGCTGGAGCTCTTCCCCTTCGGCCGTCGCATGTTGCGGTTCGAACTGCTGCCGTTGCTCGAGCAGGCCGCGTCGACCGGTTGCACCGTGGTCTGTTCGCTGCGCGATATCCTGGTCGCGAAGGCCGGCACACGTGCCGCGGAGAAACGGCAGTGGGCGGTCGACTTGGCCAACCGCCTTTTTGACGCCGTGTTGGTGCACGGCGACCCGGAGTTCGTGCCCCTCGACGCGAGTTTCCGGGAGGCGGCTCAACTTGCATCGTTGCACTACACCGGACTCGTGGCGCCGTCGCCACTGGCGGCACACGCGGAGCGGCGCGGTGTGCTGGTGTCCGTCGGTGGCGGTGCCGTCGGCGCACCGCTGCTCGAGACCGCTCTGGCAGCCGCACTGGCTGCGGCAAACGCCACGCACCCCTGGACACTCGTCGCCGGCCCGCACTGCCCAGACGTGGCCTTCGCACGGCTTGCTGCGGTGAACCACCCGCACATCGCCGTGCTGCGCAGCCACCCCAACCTGGTCGAGCTCATGGCCTCGCACGCGGCGTCGGTTTCCCAAGCCGGGTACAACACCGTGTGCGACCTCCTGGTAACGCGCACCCCGTCTGTGCTGGTGCCCTTCTCTACCGAAACGGAGACCGAACAGCAGCTGCGCGCGGACCGACTCGCGACGCACGATGCATTTGCAAGCCTGGTAGCCGACGACATCACACCGGCGCGTTTGCAAAACGCCGTGTCCAAGGTGATGCAGGTGCGTCACTGGCCTGCAATCAACCTCGAAGGCGCTTCGGCCACCGCCGATCACCTGTGCCGTCTGCTCGGAGACTGA